One genomic window of Gossypium hirsutum isolate 1008001.06 chromosome D11, Gossypium_hirsutum_v2.1, whole genome shotgun sequence includes the following:
- the LOC121223568 gene encoding carotene epsilon-monooxygenase, chloroplastic — MQSYLAPSSFTFLSFPSQKPINKTIPFQSFTIKSSIDKTPTTKPKPTTPSKTTSWVSPNWLTSLTKSLTLGSNDDSGIPIASAQLEDVSELLGGALFLPLFKWMNEYGPIYRLAAGPRNFVVVSNPAIAKHVLRNYGKYAKGLVSEVSEFLFGSGFAIAEGSLWTVRRRAVVPSLHKKYLSVMVDRVFCKCAERLVEKLQPFAFDGTAVNMEEKFSQLTLDVIGLSVFNYNFDSLTTDSPVIDAVYTALKEAELRSTDILPYWKISALCKIVPRQIKAEKAVTVIRKAVEELIVKCKEIVEKEGERINEEEYVNDADPSILRFLLASREEVSSLQLRDDLLSMLVAGHETTGSVLTWTLYLLSKDPSALVKAQQEVDRVLEGRNPTYEDIKDLKFLTRCITESLRLYPHPPVLIRRAQVDDVLPGDYKVKAGQDIMISVYNIHHSSQVWERAEEFVPERFDLESSVPNESNTDYRFIPFSGGPRKCVGDQFALLEAIVALAIFLQRLNFELVPDQNISMTTGATIHTTNGLYMKLSQRMPDISSSTSK; from the exons ATGCAATCTTATCTTGCTCCTAGCTCTTTCACTTTCCTTTCATTTCCTTCACAAAAACCCATTAATAAAACTATCCCGTTTCAATCTTTCACAATCAAATCCTCCATTGATAAGACTCCCACCACTAAACCCAAACCAACAACcccatcaaaaacaacatcttgGGTTAGTCCCAATTGGCTCACTTCATTGACTAAGTCCTTAACATTGGGCTCCAACGACGATTCGGGTATACCCATAGCTAGTGCTCAATTAGAGGATGTCTCTGAGCTTCTTGGTGGTGCTTTGTTCTTGCCTTTGTTTAAGTGGATGAATGAGTATGGGCCTATATATCGGTTAGCTGCTGGTCCTAGGAACTTTGTGGTGGTTAGTAACCCGGCCATTGCTAAGCATGTGTTGAGAAACTATGGTAAATATGCTAAAGGACTTGTCTCTGAGGTCTCTGAGTTTCTTTTCGGGTCGGGTTTCGCCATTGCTGAAGGTTCTCTTTGGACG GTGAGGCGGAGGGCTGTAGTTCCATCTCTTCACAAGAAGTATTTGTCTGTTATGGTTGATCGGGTATTTTGCAAATGTGCCGAGAGATTAGTAGAGAAGCTGCAACCTTTTGCATTTGATGGCACTGCCGTGAACATGGAAGAAAAGTTTTCTCAACTGACTCTTGATGTTATCGGTCTCTCGGTATTTAATTATAACTTCGATTCGTTGACAACCGATAGCCCTGTCATTGATGCAGTTTATACTGCTTTGAAAGAAGCAGAATTACGATCCACGGACATTTTACCCTATTGGAAG ATTAGTGCTTTGTGCAAGATAGTTCCGAGACAAATAAAGGCTGAAAAAGCAGTTACAGTCATTCGGAAAGCCGTTGAAGAACTTATTGTAAAGTGCAAAGAGATTGTTGAAAAAGAAGGTGAAAGGATCAACGAGGAGGAATATGTAAATGATGCTGATCCAAGTATCCTTCGATTCTTGCTTGCAAGCAGGGAAGAG GTTTCAAGCTTGCAGTTACGAGATGACCTTTTATCAATGTTAGTTGCAGGTCACGAGACTACTGGTTCGGTATTGACATGGACATTGTATCTTCTAAGCAAg GATCCCTCGGCATTGGTAAAAGCACAACAAGAAGTCGACAGAGTCTTAGAGGGACGGAACCCTACCTATGAAGACATAAAGGATCTCAAGTTCCTAACTCGATGCATAACTGAGTCATTGCGTCTATATCCACATCCTCCT GTCTTGATAAGGAGAGCTCAAGTTGACGATGTTCTTCCCGGAGACTATAAAGTTAAGGCTGGTCAAGACATAATGATTTCAGTATATAATATACATCATTCTTCACAG gtctGGGAAAGAGCTGAAGAGTTTGTGCCCGAAAGGTTCGACTTGGAAAGCTCAGTCCCTAACGAATCAAACACAGATTACAG GTTCATTCCGTTCAGCGGGGGGCCTCGTAAATGTGTTGGTGATCAATTTGCTTTACTAGAGGCCATTGTTGCACTTGCAATTTTCCTTCAACGCTTGAATTTTGAGCTGGTTCCGGATCAAAACATTAGTATGACCACCGGAGCTACGATACATACAACAAAC GGTTTGTACATGAAGCTCAGCCAACGCATGCCCGATATTAGTTCGTCAACTTCCAAGTAA
- the LOC107905948 gene encoding probable calcium-binding protein CML13 encodes MGLTEDQKNAMKEAFTLFDTDSDGKIAPTELGVLMRSLGGNPTQAKLKEIVAQEKLTTPFDFSRFMGLMEKHLKTEPFEQKLRDAFKVLDKEATGFVLVSDLKHILTSVGEKLEPTEFDDWIKGVDVSSDGKLKYDDFIAKMVAK; translated from the coding sequence ATGGGCCTCACCGAAGATCAGAAAAACGCTATGAAAGAggctttcactctctttgataccgACAGCGACGGCAAGATAGCTCCGACGGAGCTCGGGGTCTTAATGAGGTCCCTAGGCGGTAACCCCACCCAAGCTAAACTCAAAGAAATCGTGGCTCAAGAGAAGTTAACCACACCCTTCGATTTCTCACGCTTTATGGGGCTAATGGAGAAGCACTTAAAAACGGAGCCGTTCGAACAGAAGTTGCGTGATGCGTTCAAGGTGCTGGATAAGGAGGCGACCGGCTTCGTCCTGGTGTCAGATCTTAAACACATTTTGACTAGCGTTGGGGAGAAGCTGGAGCCAACGGAGTTCGATGATTGGATCAAGGGAGTCGATGTTAGCTCCGATGGGAAGCTCAAATACGATGATTTCATTGCCAAGATGGTTGCTAAGTGA
- the LOC121223569 gene encoding UDP-glycosyltransferase 73C3: MGEELHFLLIPLMSPGHLLPMVDMAHLLATHGVTVSIITTPLNALRFTSVVDSAVASGLRIQVHHLPFPAKEFGLPENCENMDQLPSRDLIMNFLMAANELQQRFEELFNKLKPKPSCMVSGKNLPWTVKTATKFNVPRIVFDGMGCFSFVCTHKLELSKVHEMVSEFESFKIPGLLHEIELKKAQLPENLNPVSNDLINIRDIRKAELVCDGIVVNTFEELENEYVKEFKSIKGNGEVWCIGPVSAINKLSSDKAERGQKQCRFETLQPWLDSKEPGSVIYACLGSISGLTKWQLIELGLGLESSGKPFIWVIRENPKSNEIEKWILDEKFEDRVKDRGIIIHGWSPQLWVLSHPAIGAFLTHCGWNSTMEAVSAGVPVITCPLFAEQFINEKLVVDVLGIGVSAGVESAVTWGLEDKFGLLMKRERVKNAINEVMEKSEAGEERRRKAKQIGETANKAIEKGGSSYQEMEMLIQFVLQRTKEEAQTSS, from the coding sequence ATGGGAGAAGAGCTTCATTTCCTTTTGATACCATTAATGTCACCCGGCCACCTTTTGCCGATGGTCGACATGGCTCATCTCTTAGCAACTCACGGCGTCACCGTTTCAATCATCACCACACCTCTCAACGCCCTCCGTTTCACTTCCGTCGTCGACAGCGCCGTCGCGTCCGGCCTCCGCATCCAAGTGCATCACCTCCCTTTCCCGGCGAAAGAGTTCGGCTTACCGGAAAACTGCGAGAACATGGACCAACTCCCTTCTCGAGACTTAATCATGAACTTCTTAATGGCAGCTAACGAGTTACAACAAAGATTCGAAGAGCTTTTTAACAAGTTGAAACCCAAACCGAGTTGTATGGTCTCCGGCAAGAACTTGCCGTGGACGGTGAAAACGGCGACCAAATTCAATGTTCCGCGGATTGTTTTTGACGGCATGGGTTGTTTTTCGTTCGTATGTACACATAAACTAGAGCTttcaaaggttcatgaaatggtATCTGAGTttgaatcttttaaaattccTGGTTTACTCCATGAAATCGAGCTTAAAAAAGCTCAATTGCCGGAAAATTTGAATCCAGTTTCAAATGATTTGATTAATATTCGAGATATTCGAAAAGCAGAGCTTGTTTGTGATGGGATCGTTGTTAATACATTCGAAGAACTTGAAAATGAGTACGTTAAAGAGTTTAAAAGCATTAAAGGCAATGGTGAAGTATGGTGTATCGGCCCAGTCTCCGCTATCAACAAGCTGAGCTCCGATAAAGCTGAGAGAGGACAAAAACAGTGTCGTTTCGAAACCTTGCAGCCATGGCTTGACTCGAAAGAACCTGGCTCTGTGATTTACGCTTGTCTCGGTAGTATATCAGGGTTAACAAAATGGCAACTTATAGAGCTTGGTTTAGGTTTAGAATCATCTGGAAAACCATTTATTTGGGTTATAAgagaaaacccaaaatcaaatgaaatagaaaaatggaTTTTGGATGAAAAATTTGAAGATCGTGTTAAAGATCGAGGGATTATAATCCATGGTTGGTCACCACAGTTATGGGTTTTATCTCATCCTGCAATTGGAGCTTTTTTAACTCATTGTGGATGGAACTCAACGATGGAAGCTGTTTCCGCCGGTGTGCCAGTGATAACGTGTCCTCTGTTTGCGGAACAGTTTATTAATGAGAAACTCGTCGTCGACGTGCTTGGGATCGGCGTTAGTGCCGGCGTAGAATCGGCGGTGACGTGGGGATTGGAAGATAAATTCGGGTTGTTGATGAAACGGGAACGGGTTAAAAACGCCATTAATGAAGTGATGGAGAAAAGTGAAGCTGGTGAAGAACGAAGAAGAAAGGCTAAACAAATTGGGGAAACTGCAAATAAGGCCATTGAAAAAGGTGGATCTTCATATCAGGAGATGGAGATGTTGATTCAGTTTGTTCTACAACGAACTAAAGAGGAAGCTCAAACTAGTTCTTAA
- the LOC121223565 gene encoding transcription factor MYB1R1 — MTTSMSRSCSHCGNNGHNSRTCGEVVAGDASNGSGGSGGGEEKGIMLFGVRVMEGSFRKSVSMNNLSQFDQPQVSNADAGYASDDVLHGSGIGRSRERKRGVPWTEEEHKLFLLGLQKVGKGDWRGISRNFVKTRTPTQVASHAQKYFLRRNNLNRRRRRSSLFDITTDSFINSTILEEDEVAHQENVSSPQMNGFSMPTTFPATLSLTDLSVTENNNSKENLISRPPSPKANTSSYVICPIPVLPAPPSSKMADLNLNQKAEEDRLPLSLKLSTPSADEQSTAAAHSSTLVVMSNGDNNSIISVA; from the exons ATGACCACGAGTATGTCTCGTAGCTGCTCTCACTGTGGAAACAACGGCCACAACTCTCGTACGTGCGGTGAAGTTGTTGCCGGTGATGCAAGCAATGGCAGCGGTGGAAGTGGAGGAGGAGAAGAGAAGGGTATCATGTTATTCGGTGTTCGAGTCATGGAAGGGTCGTTCAGGAAAAGTGTTAGCATGAATAATCTTTCTCAGTTCGATCAACCTCAGGTTTCTAACGCCGATGCTGGCTATGCTTCTGATGACGTTCTTCATGGATCTGGAATAGGAAGAAGCCGTGAACGCAAGAGAg GTGTACCATGGACGGAAGAggaacataaattatttttattgggGTTGCAAAAAGTAGGGAAAGGGGATTGGAGAGGAATTTCAAGAAATTTTGTGAAGACACGTACACCGACCCAAGTGGCTAGTCACGCTCAAAAGTATTTTCTTAGGCGAAATAACTTGAATCGGAGGCGTCGCAGATCTAGTCTTTTTGATATAACAACTGATTCG TTCATAAATTCGACCATATTGGAAGAAGATGAAGTCGCCCATCAAGAAAACGTTTCGTCACCACAGATGAATGGATTTTCTATGCCGACAACGTTTCCGGCAACTCTAAGTTTGACTGATTTATCAGTAACAGAAAATAATAACTCGAAGGAGAATCTCATATCAAGGCCGCCGAGCCCCAAAGCGAACACCTCTTCTTATGTTATCTGTCCAATACCGGTTCTTCCCGCTCCTCCATCATCGAAAATGGCTGATCTTAATTTAAACCAGAAAGCCGAAGAAGACCGTTTACCTCTATCGCTAAAACTCTCGACACCATCCGCCGATGAGCAATCAACAGCAGCGGCACACTCGTCTACTCTCGTCGTCATGTCAAATGGGGATAACAATAGCATCATCAGCGTTGCTTGA
- the LOC121223566 gene encoding WUSCHEL-related homeobox 8: protein MERENQHGEEEYLQYQIQNGVCGKVMSDEQVEELKKQIVAYSAISEQLAELHKSMSARHDFTGIRLGNLYCDPISASFGHKITPRQRWTPTPLQLQILENIYEQGTGTPSKQKIKEIASELAQHGQISETNVYNWFQNRRARSKRKFQVSTGSANAEPEPDVSTKEKKTKPVGLDFIDSFSQGVESFYFQGSESGIDQLMGKEESSRGYDPYNNLVEQFGLLG, encoded by the exons ATGGAGCGGGAGAATCAACATGGAGAAGAAGAGTATTTGCAGTACCAAATTCAGAATGGGGTTTGCGGGAAAGTGATGAGTGATGAACAGGTAGAGGAACTGAAGAAACAGATCGTTGCCTATTCAGCCATTTCTGAACAGCTTGCCGAGTTGCACAAATCCATGTCTGCCCGCCACGATTTTACTG GCATAAGGTTGGGAAATCTATACTGTGATCCAATATCAGCCTCTTTTGGGCACAAGATCACTCCTAGACAGCGATGGACTCCAACGCCATTACAACTTCAAATTCTAGAGAATATATATGAGCAAGGAACCGGGACACCAAGCAAGCAGAAAATCAAAGAGATAGCATCTGAACTAGCACAACATGGTCAAATTTCTGAAACTAATGTATATAATTGGTTTCAGAATCGTCGTGCTCgttcaaaaagaaaatttcaggTCTCTACTGGTTCAGCCAATGCTGAACCTGAACCAGATGTGAGCACAAAAGAGAAAAAGACCAAACCAGTAGGTCTGGACTTCATTGACAGCTTCTCACAAGGGGTTGAAAGCTTCTATTTCCAAGGTTCTGAATCAG GGATTGATCAGTTGATGGGTAAAGAGGAATCTTCACGAGGCTATGATCCTTACAATAATTTAGTTGAACAATTTGGGTTATTAGGATGA
- the LOC121223567 gene encoding vacuolar protein-sorting-associated protein 37 homolog 1, with product MFKFWNSHEQQAQPHPQEGSSCSWYPPSVVGSTNSSRPATPSSSASNSFNSQRPAEWSHSPSPVSPAEAAGVIALLKDKSVDELRKLLSDKDAYNQFLLSVDQVKIQNKIRDELRNETLQLARNNLDKEPQIMELRNQCRIIRTTELAAAQEKLNELDRQKEETLKFYSPASFMHRLQDAMNVTEEESEIVNRQLLDREIDLGTFVQKYKKLRISYHQRALIHLAAKTSPIG from the exons ATGTTCAAGTTCTG GAATTCACACGAGCAACAAGCTCAGCCACATCCACAAGAGGGTTCTTCCTGTTCGTGGTATCCGCCTTCTGTTGTTGGCTCCACTAATTCTTCCCGACCCGCAACACCGAGTAGCAGTGCTTCTAACAGCTTCAACTCGCAAAGGCCTGCAGAATGGTCTCATTCTCCGTCACCGGTTTCACCTGCTGAAGCTGCTGGAGTCATTGCTCTTTTAAAAGACAAAAG TGTTGATGAATTACGGAAGCTTTTGTCTGATAAGGATGCGTACAATCAGTTCTTACTATCAGTTGATCaagttaaaattcaaaacaaa ATACGAGATGAACTCCGAAACGAGACTTTGCAGCTTGCTA GGAACAATTTGGATAAAGAACCACAAATAATGGAGCTAAGAAACCAG TGCAGGATTATCCGCACAACCGAATTGGCTGCCGCTCAGGAAAAACTAAACGAGCTCGATAGACAGAAAGAAGAAACTTTGAAGTTCTACTCCCCTGCATCATTTATGCATAGGCTTCAAG ATGCAATGAATGTGACGGAAGAAGAATCAGAAATTGTGAACAGGCAACTTCTTGACAGGGAAATAGATCTGGGTACCTTTGTACAAAAGTACAAGAAGCTTCGGATTAGTTACCACCAGCGAGCTCTCATTCATCTCGCTGCTAAAACATCTCCTATCGGATGA